ccctcccccaccctcccacttAGTCTCTGTCATATAACcttgttcctttatttctttacttgtttctcaccccctcttcccttctcccaacTAAAATGGAAGCCCCAACAATGCCGGAAGCTTTTCTGTTTTGTCActctatccccagtgcctggtacatagtcaCCTTCAATAACtgtttattgaacaaataaatcCTGTCTCCTTCCTGATTATAACCCTTAAATGACTAGctattactaaaattatttatcattttatatatttttatgtttactaatttattcaacaaataattgatactatgtgccaggcactgtgataggcCCTATGAATGCACAGAGGAATAATTTTCGAGGACCTGTCATTTCAATGGGAAAGGTAGAAAAACCAACAGATGGTATTCTTCTGTGATGTGCACGGGCTAGCTTGGGAATATCAAGGAGGATCATCTAACCCAGATGGGGAGGGTCAGAGGATAGTTCCCGTGCAAGGCAGTGCTTAGACTGAGTCCTGGACTATAAATAGGACAGGCAAAGGGGACAAACAGACATCCCAGGCACATGCTTGTGCACAGATAAGAGATATGGTACTCTGGGGGAAATTCTAAGTGGTGCAGAATGCTTTTAGCATAGAGGGTCTGGTGGGGAGTGGTAAATGTGAGCAGACCAAGGTCGTGGATGGCCTTATTGCCTTTCAAAGGAGCTTAAACTTAATCTTGCAGTAATGATGGAGACATTTAAAGGTTATAAACAGGAATTGTCATCATTAGCTTTGTACTTTAGGAAAGTCACTCTAACTGCAGTTTGTAAGAGAGGACTTGTGAGGGTGGACTAGAAGCAGAGAAATTTATTAGGACAATGTTATGGTATTTTACATGCAAAGTTATGAGGATCTGAAAGTGGGGTTGTGGTAGTTGGGGTAGAGGGAAATAGATGGATTCAAGGGATACTGTAGAGGTAGAAATGACAAGCATTTCTGATTGGATATGGAGGGTGTAGAAATGGCAGAAGTTCAGGGTGGAAAACTGAGTTGATAGCAGGATGGACAAGAAGAGGAGGAGCAGGTTTTGGTAGGGAATATGTGAATTCGGTTTTGCCaccttttaatccattcatggcCCCTCCATACTATGGAAATCTGTgcagttattaaaaagaatgagttaCATCTTTTTGTAATGATCTCCAAgacatatttttaagtaaaaaagtaaGTTACTAAATCATACATATAATGTGATCCAATTTATATTGAAAATTGAATATTGTGTATAGACATATGTAACTGCATATACAAACTGGAAGAATACATTAAAACTGTTAATAGTggtttttttcattattcattcattcaacaattttttttttactgagcatctactgtgttccaggcaccgTGTGAGTTGAGAACATATTGGTGAGTAAAAGCAGACACTGACTTTGCCCTCATGGATCATGTATAGTCAAGATCAGCCTTTCTCAACTGGAGCTCTGAGACAGAATTTTGTTATCAATCAAAtaactatgggacttccctgatggcacagtggttaaaaatctgcctgccaatgcaggggacacgtgttcaatccctggtccaggaagatcccacatgcggtggagtaactaagcccatgtgccacaactactgagcctgagctctagagcccacgaaccacaactgctgagcccacgtgccacaactactgaagcccgcacgcctcgagcccgtgctctgcaacaagagaagccaccgcagtgagaagccctcgtactgcaacaaagagtagcccccgctcaccgcaactagagaacgcctgctcacagcaacgaagacccaacgcagccgaaaaaaaaaaaaacaactatgtgaggtataaatgtaaaattgtaaCTATGATAAGTATTTAAGAAGGAGAGGTACGTGGCACAACAAGGATGTATAATAGTGCCATTGGACCTAAGGAGGAAGGTCAGGGGAGggctccctgaggaggtgacatttgagttgagatCTGAAGGATAAATAAAGGTTAAGTAAAGATAGGAGAGTTGGgtaaacagcatgtgcaaagatcCAGAGGCAGGAGGGAACATGGTAGGTAGGGGGGAACCAAAATAGGCCAGTACTGGAGCACAGAGCACAAAAGGCAACATAGTATAAGATGAAACTGAAGGCATTGATAGGGGCTGAGCCTTTTAGAACTTTATATGGTCACAGTAGTGTTTTCTTTGTCCTAAGATCAATGGAAGCTATGGACCttggaagagttttaagcagaggatgttgtatttatttttgcacttttatttacttatttatttttaaagatttttttgatgtgggccgtttttaaagtctttattgaatttgttacaatactgcttctgttttacgttttggtttttgtGACCACGTGTATAGTCAAGATCAGCCTTTCTCAACTGGAGCTCTGAGACAGAATTTTGTTATCAATCAAAtaactatgggacttccctgatggcacagtggttaaaaatctgcctgccaatgcaggggacacgtgttcaatccctggtccaggaagatcccacatgcggtggagtaactaagcccatgtgccacaactactgagcctgagctctagagcccacgaaccacaactgctgagcccacgtgccacaactactgaagcccgcacgcctcgagcccgtgctctgcaacaagagaagccaccgcagtgagaagccctcgtactgcaacaaagagtagcccccgctcaccgcaactagagaacgcctgctcacagcaacgaagacccaacgcagccgaaaaaaaaaaaaacaactatgtgaggtataaatgtaaaattgtaaCTATGATAAGTATTTAAGAAGGAGAGGTACGTGGCACAACAAGGATGTATAATAGTGCCATTGGACCTAAGGAGGAAGGTCAGGGGAGggctccctgaggaggtgacatttgagttgagatCTGAAGGATAAATAAAGGTTAAGTAAAGATAGGAGAGTTGGgtaaacagcatgtgcaaagatcCAGAGGCAGGAGGGAACATGGTAGGTAGGGGGGAACCAAAATAGGCCAGTACTGGAGCACAGAGCACAAAAGGCAACATAGTATAAGATGAAACTGAAGGCATTGATAGGGGCTGAGCCTTTTAGAACTTTATATGGTCACAGTAGTGTTTTCTTTGTCCTAAGATCAATGGAAGCTATGGACCttggaagagttttaagcagaggatgttgtatttatttttgcacttttatttacttatttatttttaaagatttttttgatgtgggccgtttttaaagtctttattgaatttgttacaatactgcttctgttttacgttttggtttttgtgaccacgaggcatgtgggatcttagctccccaaccagggatcgaacctgcaccccctacattggaaggcgaagtcttaaccactggactgccagggcagTCCCTATTTTTTGCACTTTTAAAAACTCACTCCAGCTCCTGTGTGGAGAATGTTTTGGAGGAACCAAGAAGTGATCAGTTAATAAGTCTTCTTAATAGCCTAAATGAGAAATGATGATGGCTTGTACTAGGATGATGGCAGTGAGGAACAAAAGTGGACAGATTCTAGAGATGTTTAATAGGTAAAATCAGCAAGACTTGGTTATATACTCGATATGAAGGAAGTGACAGATCAGTGAGGTGTTTGGTGGAAATTCTTGAAGGCCAGGCGAAGTTTTAATTGGATCTGATAGATAGTGAAAAGCTGCAGTACATATTTGAGTAGGGAAAGGCCATGCAAAGTTTCAGTTTAACAAAAGTCAGTCTGTCAGCAGCATGTGGGGTAAATCGGAGGTCGATGAGAATGTAGGCTGTTGGAATGGTCCAGGTGACATGACTGAAGCTGCATGAAACCAAGGCGTTCCCAGCGAGTATGAAGAGAGGTTGAAAAGATACAATACCCATTGGAGGATGAGAGCATGGAGGCTGTTTGGTTTGGCGGACAAGGGAGGGGAGTAAAGAGGACCAAGAcaatctctcccttctttctgcaAGGTTGTGCTTCTCTCCCATGACATCAAGCTCAATCAGCAGTTCAGTTCTCACCTGTCTCTGGGGCAGCACCATGCCCTGCTGTGGTAGAAGAAGCCTTGGGAGCTAGCGTGGTCCTGTTGCTGCCACTGACAGGTAACATTCTTCAGGTCCAAGGTAAAGCATTGCAGTCCAATTTCCACTGGGGTCAGAGAAGGAAGTCCCATCAGGGCCCACGTGCCCCTACTCTATAGGGTACCCAGATCATCTTTACACACATAACTTGGGACATTTACTcctattctttcttctctccctgaaCATAGTTCATTCTGTCCAGTGGCAAGTTTGAGGTCATCAGGAAGGACCATGGTTCCCAGAGCTTCCATATCCAGCCCAGGCCTCTCTAGAGATCTTTTCTatctcctccccatctccccattcCTTTGTTGACTCACCTGCATCCCCAGGCAGGTCCATGGTCACAGGGAGGGACCAAGATCCCCAGGAGCCACGGAGGGAGACCCCATCAGGTTGGCTGCGTAGCTGGAGCCAGTAGGAGTTACCAGGCTGGAGCCCTGAGATGAGGCAGCTTCCACCCTTCACTGTCAGAGATGGAGCCTTGGGAGAAGAATCCCAGCCTCAGAATCTAGGTCTGCCTCTCAGCCAAGAGAACCTCCACCTCTTATATTTGAAGCCCCACAACATGCCTGTGGAGAGACCCTCAGTTCTTCACTGGATAGATATGCACACAGACTGGGAGCCAGGTCAGTGGGTTTCAGGTGGAGTTCAGGGCTTTTTAGGGAAATCCCCATCAACTTGGAGGCCTGAAGCTCTCAATTTTGTTGGTATGAATGACCCAAAGTGGGAGATCCCTAAATAGACATGGCTCCTAATCAGAGCCTATGCTAACTCTCTAAGGACCAACCCAGTCTGGAATCCCCAAAGTATGGCCTGTCCTTTCTTGGGGGCAAAACTGTGGGTAGGAGATAGCAGGCGGAGAAGAAGGAGGCCAGGAtacttctctagttgtggaggtCTGCTCTGGTACATCCTGTTGGGGCATCATGGGCTGAGCACATGGAGACTGGGCGAGAGCTGGGGCTAGGTTTGGTCTCCGCAGAGCTGGGCAGCAGGTTTCTGTGGACAGCAGCAGTGTGACTGTGGGACCAGTGGAGTTCCTTGGATCCTCAGGGCCATAGCGGAGTTCATGCCTCAGAAATTCACTGATTTCGGGAGCTGGGGCCTCCCAGCTGATCTGAAGTTCCCCTGGCTGGCTCCCTCCCATGGCCTCGATGAGGCTGGGGGGAGCTGGCAGGCCTGAAGGTGAGACAGGGCACATCAGAACTCTTTGGGGGCCACAGTCTACAGCTCAACCCATGGACTGTGGAGAGGGGATACTGGAGGATGGATTGAGGGCAGCCCCTGGGGCAGGTCAGGGAGGCTCCTTATCCTGTTCTCCTGTCCTCGGGAGAACAGTGACCTCACTGCAGGTTTGTTAGGCTCAGTGCTCCTCAAGAGCAGGGATCTCTCTTCATCTGTGCATCCTTttcacctagcacagtgcctggcacatggtaggtattcTGTAACTGATGAATGAGTGAGTCAATGAATAGGTTAATGATGGGAAAGTCAGGGTGTCTCTGGTGTGAAATGAGGTCTAGCTCTGGATGCTGAGGCTAAGAGGAATGAGAAGGGGGTCTTGAGGTGCCTCTGGGGGTCTGGTAGTGGGGGGACATCCACATCGTCTTGAAAGAGACAGCTCACTCTGATTCTAGGAGCTGGCCTGAGGGCAGCAAACAGGGGGGCCAGGATGACAGGAGGATGGTCCGTACCCACACTATCCACAGAGAGCACCCGCTGGGTCAGATTCTGGTTCAGAAACACGTTCTTCACCCAGAGGTGCAGTTGAGAGAAGAGGCGAACTTCATCCTGGGCTGGAAACTGGCACACGTACCGGGTTCCAAAGGGCTGCACACGCTGGGAACTCAGGGGGCAGGCACGGGGCTTCTCCCTGTGGGCACAGGAGAAGTCCATCCTACATACACGGCCACCTGTTCAGCCCTGAGGACCCAGGTCTGGGCCCAAACCCAACTTCTATTTCCAATACTGCCATTTTTCTTCTCAGTGCCTGGGTTGGATTAGGGGTTATGTAGGGGTGTGAGCTGGGTATATCCAAAGCACATCTGTTCATTAAGTGGCTACTTAGGGCATGTACTTGGAGTAGTCCTCTGATAGGGCCAAAGGCAGGGAAGCTACTGGaatggggctcagctgtggtatGTACAGGACAGATACAGGGGAGTGGTATATAcatgatacatatatatgatatatatgatgcAGCACATACCCTGGGTAGGCATACAGCAGCTGATATATTTCACTGGGCGCTGCTTCTTCCTCATCCCAGAAGCAAGTGAGGTCCTCAAATGTTCGGGAGAAACAGTTCAGGGACTCTGAGTCCGAGGCCAGCAAGGAGGCATCTGAGGAATAGCTGGTGAGTTGGGCTCTGGGTCCTCCCTGCTGTGTTTGTGGGCAAGAGTCGGGGACCAGTGGGAGCCTCCTACTTTGCACATCCCCCTCCCAGGGCTCCCTCTTCCTGGGTATAGGTGATCTCCACCCTCCACATACCTCACCTTGGCTGGTGACTTGTGCCAGGTTTTGGGGGGCCGGGAGGAGGCAGGAGATGACCACCAAGAGGGCCCAGGAGGGCATCTTCTCCGGCACTGTGTGCCTGCCTTAGCCCATCCTCCCTGCAGGAAGCCGGGCCCCAATCCCCTCCCGGGCCAGCCCCTCAGGTTCCTGTCAGATACAGCCCCACGTcctgtccctgtccctgcccCTGTGGGGCCCATCCAGACCACATTGGGCcgggggccaggggagggggcgtggGAGTGGGCAGGAGGGTAGGAGGAATTTGAAAGAGAGGATACAGGCCtttggtgggagggagatggggggggTTACATTTTTTTGACCATGTACCAAAAGCAGAATAAGCCTCTATGTGTGTCCATGTTCACTGCTGTAGAAGGGTGTATTATGAGCATGGAGAGCAACATTCACTGAGTGCTACTTACAATGCTGCCATGTGTTAAGCACTTTATATCTACTGATTCAGCTAATCTTCATAATAGTCTTATTATTTCCATTAGagtgatgaggaaactgagatgcaaGTAAATTAAAGACTTGCCTAAGATGGCACACCTCCTAAGAGGTAAAACTCAGGACATCAAAGCTTTAGAACCCCAAGTGCTTAACAACCATACCAGTGCCGCTGGAAGGTGTAATTTGCCAAGAAATGACTGTCTGCCTTGCAACTGTGACAAAATGGTGGCTATTTCCACTTTAATAGGTTCTGTCACTTTGTGCACAAATAAACACATTCTCCTTGGAACTAGACAACACCCTCCATTGTGGGGACCCTCCACAGCTGCCTTTCAtcctttgctactcaaagtgtggtccatggatcaGCAGCAACAGCATTCCCTGGGAGTGTCTTACAAATGCAGACTCCTGGGCCCCGCCCCAGACCTTCTAAAACAGAATCTGCACTCTCTCCAAATTCCCAGATGAGGCGAAtacatattaaagtttgagaagctctggtCTTCAGTACTTTTATCAGGTTGGCTCAGAATCAAGGGATGGTTGGTCTCAGTCCTCCGGCTTGAGCTCATCTTCACATTAGTAGCGGAAGAGTGGGTGTGATCCCTTCTCTGTAGCCCAGGCCCCCTCCTGGGACTGCTCTGACTGTGGTAGCTTTTATGCCGATTCTCAGGAGCTTTGACTCTTGCAGGGCATGGGGCCAGTGTAGACCATATTAACTCCTACATTTAGCCCCTCTGGCTTCAGCTGGGGCTCCCCTTCCTGGCTCTACAGAGTTAGTGTCCTCAATatcacttttctctcttcctcctgaaTTAATGTTACTAACAGAGAATTGTGGGAAGGGGTAGGAGGAGGGACGTGGAAACCTACAGCTCCCCTGTGAAGTCTTAGCTTCTCTCGCACCATTTCCCTGCAAGAAGTCCCCGAGGCTAGGTTTGTCCTGATTCCTGTTCAGTTCTCAAGTTCCAAGGACCAGCTTCCTTTGCCCAATGGGGGTGACATTGGATGCCTCTCCCAGACCCCAATCAAGGGCCACCCAACCTCTGCCGGGTCAAGTGAGAAGGGAAACAACTCTAATGTTCATGCAGTCCCATGGCTTTGATGCTGTGTATGTGCTGATGGCTTCAAAATATCTCTAGCTGCGACTCCCCCTCCTGGGGTCCAGATTTGGATCACCAACTGCCTACTTGGCATCTCTGCTTATGTGTCTAATGGGCATCTTATACTTACGATGGCCAAAATAAAACTCTTGATTCTGGTTCCCACCCCTAAACCTGTTTTGTTTCCTCTAGTCTTACCCACACTGTAAGTGGCACCACCATCTACTCAGTTGATCCAACCAAAAACCTCAGTGCTCCTTGATTCCTGTCTTCCTCCTACCCTACATTCAATTCATTAGCAAGTCCTGCCAGATAGTCTTTCAAAATGCACCCTGAACTTGAACCACTTCCACTGCTACCATCCTAGTCCGTCCAAGTCTGGATCACTGAGTAACTTCCTAACTAACTCCACTCTTAACCCCTCCAGCAGATCCTCCACAGAACGGACTGAgatgtttaaaatgcaaatcagatttcttcactcccctgcttaaaacccctAACGGTTTCCTactgcacttagaataaaatccaaacacctCCTAGAGGCACACAAGGTCCTGCCTGATCCGGCCCCTGCCTACTTAGATCCCATCTCCACCAGCCACAATAACCTCACTGTGTCTCTCGTCTTAATCCTTATCATGCTCAACCTTTCTGCAGTGCTTGATACTCTCCTCCTTCCTTGTGTTCTGCAATGTGTCACCTTCTCCCGGTTTCCTCCTACTTCTGTAACGTTCCCtcccagtttctttctctctttgctctttctcttAAATGTTGGTGTTCCCCAGAACACCAACATTGTTGTTTCCCACTTCATATTCCCCGAGTGGTCTCATGGCTTCAATTCCATCTATATACCAGTAACTCTCAAGGTTTTATCACTCTTTTGAACTTAAAGTTCTCACTTACCTATTAGACATCTTGAGTTGTTGCTCCATGGGCACTTCAAGCTCACCGTGTCCCAAACAGAGCTATTCCTACCTCCCATGCATCCTATCGGATCTTCCCTTCCTATGTTTGCATCTCACCATAGGCGACCTGGGCGTGTAAGCTTGGAACCTGAACGTTATCCTCAAATTTTCATTCTCCCTCCATGCCTGCATCCAGGTCTTACCAAGCCCTATGACCTTTACAGGGAGGCAGCATAATCGTGTTTAGGGGTGCAGAGCCCACAAGACAAGGGGCTTGTTTACTACCATCACAGAGTTGAGTTGGGGCCTTTCTGCTTCTGCGTGTAAGGATGACCAACTACCTGTCCCTgtcattttgccattttttttctgcttccacACAGCTGGAAAGGGATGCCTTCCCCAATCCTTTGCTTTTTTATAATATCAGACAGAGACTGGAATAGCCCTAGGGGAAAGGAGATCACTTAGATCTGCTACTCTCTGGTCAGGGGCCAGTGGGTCCAGCCCAGGTCAGCAGGCCTAGGCTTTTCTGTTGGGATATAAGGCCAAAGCCCTGGCATATAAAAGTCTGTATTTGATCTCTGTGCAGCCGCTGCTGAGAGAACTGAAGGTGTTGCTGGGTGAGGACTGGCTCAGGCAGTAGTGTGCTGTTGGACTGCTCCCTGGGGCTGGCGGATGGGAGCCCTGTTGGGTAGCATTTGCTGCTCTTTGTGGTATAAATACTCCAACacggccaatttcaagctactaaTGTGATATCCCTGAACAGTGAGTGGGAAGAGAATTGGGCTCTCAGGGGCCCATGCCTGTGCCCTTGCCCTCTCCCTCCCAATTTTCCCAGATTTCCCAACATCTTGCCATTTTTATCCAGTCAGAAAGCCCGGGAGAGGTAGCTCTGGGCACTTGGTTTCTCCATCTCCCCATCTCTTTCCCAGCGTTGCCAAGCTTCCCTCCAGAACCATTGTTCCATCGACGCCTGGAGCAGTGTGTCAGAGCACTGAGGTTTCCCCACCCCTTTTTCAGTGTTATGTTTGCTATTCCCATAGTTGACAAATGGTCTCTCCTTACTCAGTACTTTTTCTGAAGCTCAAATGTGCTTTTATTctttccctgcttaaaatccttttgTGATCCTTTGGACCAAGGCTCATCTCTCGATGCTAGAACTAAAGTCCTTAAACCTCTCATCTTCCTGTTCCTGGACTCTCTCCCTCATGATGCTCCCTTCACTCTTTCCCAAACCCTGCCACAGGCCCTGCTTCCTTGCTTCCC
This sequence is a window from Physeter macrocephalus isolate SW-GA chromosome 3, ASM283717v5, whole genome shotgun sequence. Protein-coding genes within it:
- the MPL gene encoding thrombopoietin receptor; translated protein: MPSWALLVVISCLLPAPQNLAQVTSQDASLLASDSESLNCFSRTFEDLTCFWDEEEAAPSEIYQLLYAYPGEKPRACPLSSQRVQPFGTRYVCQFPAQDEVRLFSQLHLWVKNVFLNQNLTQRVLSVDSVGLPAPPSLIEAMGGSQPGELQISWEAPAPEISEFLRHELRYGPEDPRNSTGPTVTLLLSTETCCPALRRPNLAPALAQSPCAQPMMPQQDVPEQTSTTREAPSLTVKGGSCLISGLQPGNSYWLQLRSQPDGVSLRGSWGSWSLPVTMDLPGDAVEIGLQCFTLDLKNVTCQWQQQDHASSQGFFYHSRAWCCPRDRDPVWEKCEEQEKNPGSQPSQFSRCHFKSRNDSAIHILVEVTTAQGAIHSYLGSPFWIHQAVLISPPNLHWREVSSGQLELEWQHPSPWAAQEICYQLRYTGEGHQDWKVLEPPLGAQGETLELRPRSRYRVQLRARLHGPTFHGPWSAWSDPLRVETASETAWIFLVTALLLVLGVSALLGLLLLRWQFPAHYRSLRHALWPSLPDLRRVLGQYLRDTAALSPPKAAVSDACEEVEPSLLEILPRSSEKTPLPLCSSQAQMDYRGLQPSCLGTMPLSVCPRMAETGSYCTTHIANHSYLPLSCWQAPHSQYPGQIQTL